One genomic window of Oncorhynchus masou masou isolate Uvic2021 unplaced genomic scaffold, UVic_Omas_1.1 unplaced_scaffold_987, whole genome shotgun sequence includes the following:
- the LOC135538588 gene encoding zinc finger protein 271-like isoform X1 → MTHYRLRLSLRPVASTVRTNPACHSPSTLSRNLQSLGPDCDSGAQFALQGPEMASVKLEDCSQTLELNVNIKDEEEEEKIRTTACHDRLRFSLRPVTSTVRTIPACHSPSTLSRNLQSLGPDCDSGAQFALQDPEMASVKLEDCSQTLELNVNIKDEEEEEKIGTTVSHGDHVETFSTSREQQQEDHRAKISHFCPHCEEIFPFLSKLKIHIQIHTGEKPYSCSGCGKRFKTSTQLKVHQKTHIGEKPFFCPDCGTSFSQLSHLKTHERIHTGEKPYSCSDCEKCFKTSNELKVHQRTHTGEKPYSCSDCGTRFSQLAHLKSHERIHTGEKPYSCPDCVKYFKTSTELKIHQRNHTGEKPYSCSGCGKRFKTSTQLKVHQKTHIGEKPFFCPDCGTSFSQLSHLKTHERIHTGEKPYSCSDCGKCFKTSNQLKVHQRTHTGEKPYSCSDCGKCFKTSNELKVHQRTHTGEKPYSCSDCGKCFTTSTDLKVHQRTHTGERPFFCPDCGTSFSQLSHLKSHERIHTGEKPYSCSDCVKYFKTSTELKIHRRKHTGEKPYSCSDCGKCFKTSTELKVHQRTHTGEKPYSCPDCGTTFSKLYHLKLHERIHTGEKPYSCSDCGKYFKTLNELKVHQRTHTGEKPYVCSDCGTSFSQLSHLKSHERIHTGEKPYSCSDCGKCFKTINELKIHQRTHTGEKPYFCSDCGTSFSQLSHLKSHERIHTGEKPYSCSDCGKCLKTSNELKVHQRTHTGEKPYSCSDCGKCFTKSTHLKVHQRTHTGEKAYVCSDCGKCFKTSSELKVHQRTHTGEKPYSCSDCGLSFSRLYTLKKHQHIHEGEKPYSCSACVKCFKTATELKVHQRTHS, encoded by the exons ATGACTCATT ACCGACTCAGATTAAGTCTGAGGCCGGTAGcatcaacagtgaggacaaacccagcctgccactctccttccacactgagtagaaacctacagtcactgggtcctgattgtgacagtggagcccagtttgcactgcagggtccagagatggcatcagtgaagctggaagactgcagtcaaacactggagctgaatgtcaacattaaagatgaagaagaagaggagaagattaGGACAACTGCTTGTCATG ACCGACTCAGATTCAGTCTGAGGCcggtaacatcaacagtgaggacaaTCCCAGCCTGCcactctccttccacactgagtagaaacctacagtcactgggtcctgattgtgacagtggagcccagtttgcactgcaggatccagagatggcatcagtgaagctggaagactgcagtcaaacactggagctgaatgtcaacattaaagatgaagaagaggaggagaagattgggaCAACTGTTAGTCATG gagaccaTGTTGAGACATTCTCTACATCCAGAGAGCAACAGCAGGAAGATCATAGAGCTAAGATTTCTCATTTCTGCCCACATTGTGAAGAGATTTTCCCATTTCTATCAAAGCTAAAAatacacatacaaatacacacaggagagaagccttactcctgctctggcTGTGGAAAACGTTTTAAAACATCAACTCAGCTAAAAGTTCACCAGAAGACTCACataggagagaagcctttcttctGCCCTGACTGTGGAACTAGTTTCTCTCAACTTTCCCACTTAAAgacacatgaacgtatacatacaggggagaagccatactcctgctctgactgtgaaaaatgttttaaaacatcaaatgagctaaaggttcatcaaagaacacacacaggtgagaagccatactcctgctctgactgtggaactCGTTTCTCTCAACTTGCCCACTTAAaatcacatgaacgtatacatacaggggagaagccttattCCTGCCCTGACTGTgtaaaatatttcaaaacatcaactgagctaaaaattcatcagagaaatcacacaggagagaagccatactcctgctctgGATGTGGAAAACGTTTTAAAACATCAACTCAGCTAAAAGTTCATCAAAAGACTCACataggagagaagcctttcttctGCCCTGACTGTGGAACTAGTTTCTCACAACTTTCCCACTTAAAgacacatgaacgtatacatacaggggagaagccatactcctgctctgactgtggaaaatgttttaaaacatcaaaTCAGCTAAAGGTTCATcaaagaacacacacaggtgagaagccatactcctgctctgactgtggaaaatgttttaaaacatcaaatgagctaaaagttcatcaaagaacacacacaggtgagaagccatactcctgctctgactgtggaaaatgcttcacaacatcaactgaTCTTAAAGTTCAtcaaagaacacacacaggagagaggcctTTCTTCTGCCCTGACTGTGGAACTAGTTTCTCTCAACTTTCCCACTTAAaatcacatgaacgtatacatacaggggagaagccttattcctgctctgactgtgtaaaatatttcaaaacatcaaCTGAGCTAAAAATTCATCGgagaaaacacacaggagagaagccatactcctgctctgactgtggaaaatgttttaaaacatcaaCTGAGCTTaaagttcaccagagaacacacacaggagagaagccttattccTGCCCTGACTGTGGAACTACTTTCTCTAAACTTTACCACTTAAAActacatgaacgtatacatacaggggagaagccatactcctgctctgactgtggaaaatattttaaaacattaaatgagctaaaagttcaccagagaacacacacaggagagaagccttatgtctgctctgactgtgggactagttTCTCTCAACTGTCCCACTTAAaatcacatgaacgtatacatacaggggagaagccatactcctgctctgactgtggaaagtgTTTTAAAACAATAAATGAGCTAAagattcatcagagaacacacacaggagagaagccttacttctgctctgactgtgggactagttTCTCTCAACTGTCCCACTTAAaatcacatgaacgtatacatacaggggagaagccatactcctgctctgactgtggaaaatgtttaaaaacatcaaatgagctaaaagtacatcagagaacacacacaggagaaaagccttactcctgttctgactgtggaaaatgcttcacAAAATCAACTCatctaaaagttcatcagagaacacacacaggagagaaggcttacgtctgctctgactgtggaaaatgcttcaaaacatcaagtgagctaaaagttcatcagagaacacacaccggAGAAAAGCCTTACTCCTGTTCTGACTGTGGTTTAAGTTTCTCTCGATTGTATACCTTAAAAAAACATCAACATATACATGAAGGAGAGAAACCATACTCCTGCTCTGCCTGTGTAAAATGCTTCAAAACAGCAActgagctaaaagttcatcagagaacacactcatGA
- the LOC135538588 gene encoding zinc finger protein ZFP2-like isoform X3, with protein MSSLKAHKQVHTGEKPYSCSDCGASFSRLDTLKTHQRIHTGEKHYSCSDCGERFSQLSSLKAHKQVHTGEKPYSCSDCGASFSRLDTLKTHQRIHTGEKPYSCSDCLKCFKTSTVLKLHQRTHTGEKPFICSDCGVSFSRRDTLKTHQRIHTGEKPYYCPDCGERFSQKTNLKSHQLIHTGEKPYFCSDCGKSFSLSGTLKSHERIHTGEKPFSCSECVKCFKTSTELKVHQRTHTGEKPYFCSDCGKSFSHQSNLKTHQRIH; from the coding sequence ATGAGCAGCTTAAAAGCACACAAACAAGTAcatactggagagaagccttactcctgctctgactgtggggcaAGTTTTTCTCGACTGGATaccttaaaaacacaccaacgtaTCCATACAGGAGAAAAGCATTACTCCTGTTCTGACTGTGGGGAGAGATTCTCTCAACTGAGCAGCTTAAAAGCACACAAACAAGTAcatactggagagaagccttactcctgctctgactgtggggcgaGTTTCTCTCGACTGGATaccttaaaaacacaccaacgtatccatacaggagaaaagccttactccTGTTCTGACTGTTTaaaatgcttcaaaacatcaaCGGTGCTAAAacttcaccagagaacacacacaggagagaagcctttcatctgctctgactgtggggtgAGTTTCTCTCGACGGGATaccttaaaaacacaccaacgtatccatacaggagaaaagccttactaCTGCCCTGACTGTGGGGAGAGATTCTCTCAAAAGACCAACTTAAAATCACACCAAttaatacatacaggagagaagccttacttctgctctgattgtgggaagagtttctcccTATCGGGTACCTTGAaatcacatgaacgtatacatacaggagagaagcctttctcaTGCTCTGAATGTGTaaaatgcttcaaaacatcaactgagctaaaagtacatcagagaacacacacaggagagaagccttacttctgctctgactgtgggaagagtttctctcACCAGAGCAacttaaaaacacaccaacgtaTACATTAA
- the LOC135538588 gene encoding uncharacterized protein LOC135538588 isoform X4, with the protein MTHYRLRLSLRPVASTVRTNPACHSPSTLSRNLQSLGPDCDSGAQFALQGPEMASVKLEDCSQTLELNVNIKDEEEEEKIRTTACHDRLRFSLRPVTSTVRTIPACHSPSTLSRNLQSLGPDCDSGAQFALQDPEMASVKLEDCSQTLELNVNIKDEEEEEKIGTTVSHGYHVETFSTPRDQQQEDQRAKRSHHCPHCDIVKRFSHFYQS; encoded by the exons ATGACTCATT ACCGACTCAGATTAAGTCTGAGGCCGGTAGcatcaacagtgaggacaaacccagcctgccactctccttccacactgagtagaaacctacagtcactgggtcctgattgtgacagtggagcccagtttgcactgcagggtccagagatggcatcagtgaagctggaagactgcagtcaaacactggagctgaatgtcaacattaaagatgaagaagaagaggagaagattaGGACAACTGCTTGTCATG ACCGACTCAGATTCAGTCTGAGGCcggtaacatcaacagtgaggacaaTCCCAGCCTGCcactctccttccacactgagtagaaacctacagtcactgggtcctgattgtgacagtggagcccagtttgcactgcaggatccagagatggcatcagtgaagctggaagactgcagtcaaacactggagctgaatgtcaacattaaagatgaagaagaggaggagaagattgggaCAACTGTTAGTCATG GATACCACGTTGAGACATTCTCTACACCCAGAGACCAACAGCAGGAAGATCAGAGAGCTAAGAGGTCTCATCACTGCCCACATTGTGACATTGTGAAGAGATTTTCCCATTTCTATCAAAGCTAA
- the LOC135538588 gene encoding uncharacterized protein LOC135538588 isoform X5: MTHYRLRLSLRPVASTVRTNPACHSPSTLSRNLQSLGPDCDSGAQFALQGPEMASVKLEDCSQTLELNVNIKDEEEEEKIRTTACHDRLRFSLRPVTSTVRTIPACHSPSTLSRNLQSLGPDCDSGAQFALQDPEMASVKLEDCSQTLELNVNIKDEEEEEKIGTTVSHDEFVGTSQG; the protein is encoded by the exons ATGACTCATT ACCGACTCAGATTAAGTCTGAGGCCGGTAGcatcaacagtgaggacaaacccagcctgccactctccttccacactgagtagaaacctacagtcactgggtcctgattgtgacagtggagcccagtttgcactgcagggtccagagatggcatcagtgaagctggaagactgcagtcaaacactggagctgaatgtcaacattaaagatgaagaagaagaggagaagattaGGACAACTGCTTGTCATG ACCGACTCAGATTCAGTCTGAGGCcggtaacatcaacagtgaggacaaTCCCAGCCTGCcactctccttccacactgagtagaaacctacagtcactgggtcctgattgtgacagtggagcccagtttgcactgcaggatccagagatggcatcagtgaagctggaagactgcagtcaaacactggagctgaatgtcaacattaaagatgaagaagaggaggagaagattgggaCAACTGTTAGTCATG atGAAtttgtaggaacatctcaaggatga
- the LOC135538588 gene encoding zinc finger protein 624-like isoform X2: MTHYRLRLSLRPVASTVRTNPACHSPSTLSRNLQSLGPDCDSGAQFALQGPEMASVKLEDCSQTLELNVNIKDEEEEEKIRTTACHGYNVETFSTSREKQQEDQRAKSSHHCPHCEEIFPFLSKLKIHLKIHTGEKPYSCSDCGKCFKTSNDLKVHQKTHTGEKPYSCPDCGTSFSQLSHLKSHERVHTGEKPFFCSDCGASFSQLSTLKTHQRIHTGEKPYVCSDCGKCFTSSTHLKVHQRTHTGEKPYSCSDCGKRFKTSNELKVHQKTHTVEKPFFCSDCGASFSHLGTLKTHKLIHTGEKPYFCSDCGKCFKTSTELKVHQRTHTGDKPYYCSECGTSFSKFSILKTHERIHTGEKPYVCSDCGKYFTTSTHLKVHQRTHTGEKPYSCSDCGKHFKTSNELKVHQRTHTGEKPYVCSNCGTRFSQLSHLQSHERIHTGEKPFFCSDCGASFSQLGTLKTHQRIHTGAKPYSCSDCGKCFKTSNELKVHHRTHTGEKPYSCSDCGKCFKTSNELKVHQRTHTGEKPYVCSDCGSSFSQLSNLKSHERIHTGEKPYSCSDSGKCFKTSTVLTVHQRTHTGGKPYSCSDCGKKTSTKLKVHRRTRTGEKPYSCSDCGVSFS, encoded by the exons ATGACTCATT ACCGACTCAGATTAAGTCTGAGGCCGGTAGcatcaacagtgaggacaaacccagcctgccactctccttccacactgagtagaaacctacagtcactgggtcctgattgtgacagtggagcccagtttgcactgcagggtccagagatggcatcagtgaagctggaagactgcagtcaaacactggagctgaatgtcaacattaaagatgaagaagaagaggagaagattaGGACAACTGCTTGTCATG GATACAATGTTGAGACATTCTCCACATCCAGAGAGAAACAGCAGGAAGATCAGAGAGCTAAGAGTTCTCATCACTGCCCACATTGTGAAGAGATTTTCCCATTTCTATCAAAGCTAAAAATACAcctaaaaatacacacaggagagaagccttactcctgctctgactgtggaaaatgttttaaaacatcaaatgatctaaaagttcatcagaaaacacacacaggagagaagccttactcctgcccTGACTGTGGAACTAGTTTCTCTCAGCTTTCCCACTTAAAATCACACGAACgtgtacatacaggagagaagcctttcttttgctctgactgtggggcgaGTTTCTCTCAGCTGAGCaccttaaaaacacaccaacgtatacacacaggagagaagccttacgtctgctctgactgtggaaaatgcttcacATCATCAACTCatctaaaagttcatcagagaacacacacaggagagaagccttattcctgctctgactgtggaaaacgttttaaaacatcaaatgaGCTAAAGGTTCATCAGAAGACTCACACAGTAGAGAAGCCTttcttctgctctgactgtggggcgaGTTTCTCTCATCTGGGCACCTTAAAAACACACAAACTTATACACACTGGTGAGAAGCCTtacttctgctctgactgtggaaaatgcttcaaaacatcaactgagctaaaagttcatcagagaacacacacaggagacaagCCGTATTACTGCTCTGAGTGTGGAACTAGTTTCTCTAAATTTTCCATcttaaaaacacatgaacgtatacatacaggagagaagccttacgtctgctctgactgtggaaaatacttcacaacatcaactcatctaaaagttcatcagagaacacacacaggggagaagccatactcctgctctgactgtggaaaacattttaaaacatcaaatgagctaaaagttcaccagagaacacacacaggagagaagccttacgtctGCTCTAACTGTGGAACTCGTTTCTCTCAACTTTCCCATTTACaatcacatgaacgtatacatacaggagagaagcctttcttctgctctgactgtggggcgagtttctctcagctgggcaccttaaaaacacaccaacgtatacacacaggagcaaagccttattcctgctctgactgtggaaaatgttttaaaacatcaaatgaGCTCAAAGTTCATcatagaacacacacaggagagaagccttattcctgctctgactgtggaaaatgttttaaaacatcaaatgagctcaaagttcatcagagaacacacacaggagagaagccttacgtctgctctgactgtggaagtAGTTTCTCGCAACTTTCCAACTTAAaatcacatgaacgtatacatacaggggagaagccatactcctgctctgacagtggaaaatgcttcaaaacatcaactgtgctaacagttcatcagagaacacacacaggagggaAGCCTTATTCCTGCTCTGATTGTGGAAAAAAAACATCAACTAAGCTAAAAGTTCACCGGAGAACACgtacaggagaaaagccttactccTGTTCTGACTGTGGGGTTAGTTTCTCTTGA